Genomic DNA from Lutibacter sp. A80:
AAGTAAATAGGGATTTCTTGTTTAATATAACCTTTGGTTAAATCAGAGGCTTTAGATCTTATATATTTTAAGGTTTCTGCATCTTTTGCTTTTTTTATCTCTTTTATAAGAAATAAAGGATTATTACCTTGAATTAAATTTAAATCTTGTTCAGATAATATTCCAACTAACTCTGAAGCATCTGTTCCGTCTTTTGTAATACATAAATGAGAAACTTTGTGTTTTAGCAGTGCAATTTGTGCTTCAGCAACCGATAAATTTTCTCGAAAAGTAATAACGGGATGTGTCATTACTAAAGCTGCAGTATCTGTAATTTTAAAACGACCAGTTCCTATTTTTGTACGTATATCTTTATCTGTAATTATTCCAATAGGTTTTTTATCTTCTGTTACAACAATTGAGTTAATAACATTGTTTGTCATTATTAAAGCAGCTTCTTTTACAGTTGTTGTTGTAGAACAAGTTAAAGGATTAAGCGTATATTTAATAGATTGTGTTTCAATAAAGCTATTTTCAACTTTTTTAATAGCTTCAATATTGGCAAATAATTTTCCTTTGTGTTTTTCAGAAAAAGGATCTCTTGTATTGGTGGCAAAACTTGCAATTAAAAACTGACTAACCTTTGGGTAATTTAAAATAATATCATTAAAAAGTTTAATTGGTATACCATATAATATAGTTTCTTCATTTGCAGCGGCACCCATTAAATAATTTTCATTCATAATAAGGGGTCTTAAACCAAATAAATCACCCTCATCACAAATATCTAATACGTGTTTTTTGTCTTCAGCAAATCTATAAAGTCTAACAGCACCTTCGTAAATAATGTAAAAATGTTCGTGTGGATTGTCGTTTTGACTTAATATAATTTGATCTTTTTCAAAATATTGAATTTCTACTTTTTTTGCTATTTCTAATAATGTAGGTTTTGATATTAAATTAAATGGGGGATACCCTTTTAAAAAATCGAGAATCCTTTCTGCAATAGTGTTCTTCATAATTGTTACTTACAGCTATGTGTATTTTTTATGGTGTTAAAAACAAAGGTATAATAATCATTTCCGTGTGGAACAAAATCGTTGTTTTTAGAGTTTACAGTTTCTATTAAAGATTGTAGTGTTATAGATTTTATTTCTGAAACTTCTTCTGTTTGAATTTTTAAAGAATTTATATCAAAATTTATATTACAGATATATATATGATGTAATTCATAATCAATTAAATCTTTTTTATGTTCAATTCTTTTTTTTGAAGTACCTATATAATTAAGATTTTTAGGTTTTAATATTAAGCCAATTTCTTCTTCAACTTCTCTAAGTGCAGAAACAATTGGTTTCTCTCCAGCAGAAATATGCCCAGCAACTGAAACATCCCATAAATTTGGAAAGGTATCTTTGTTTGATGCTCTTTTTTGAATAAGTACTTCTTTATTGTTATTGAATATCCAAATATGAGCACTTGCATGAAAAAGTCCTTTTCTATGTGCTTCAGATTTTAGACAGGTTTTACCATTTGGTTCACCAGCATTATTTAATAAGTCAATATATTCGTCCATAATAAAAAAACTGTCTAAAATTATGACATTTAATTTTAGACAGTTTAAATAATAAATTAGTTAAAATAACTGAATCCTTTTTTAGGATCAATTTTTAATAGTGATTCGTAGATTAAACGTATTACATTTTCCACATCATCTTTATGTACCATTTCCACAGTAGTATGCATATAGCGTAATGCTAAACTTATTAAGGCAGAAGGCACTCCACCATTACTATAAGCAAAAGCATCTGTATCAGTACCTGTTGCTCTAGAAGAAGCTAATCTTTGAAATGGAATTTTTTTAGATTCAGCGGTTTCAATTATAAGTTCTCTTAAATTATTTTGTACCGCCGGAGCATAACTAATAACAGGTCCATCACCAGATTTGGTTTCTCCTTCTTTCATTTTATTAATCATTGGAGTTGTGGTGTCGTGACAAACATCAGTAACAATAGCAACATTTGGTTTTATTGTTTGGGTTATCATTTCGGCACCTCGTAATCCAATCTCTTCTTGAACAGAATTAGTAATGTATAAACCAAAAGGTAGTTCAATATTATTTTCTTTTAATAAACGGGCTACTTCAGCAATCATAAATCCACCCATTCTATTATCTAAAGCTCTACAAACAAAGTTGTTTTTATTTAAAATAAAAAATTCATCTGGATAGGTTATAACACAACCAACATGAACTCCAAGTTTTTCAACTTCTTCTTTTGTTTTACAGCCAACATCAATAAAAATATTATCTAGTTTAGGAGTTTCTTCTTTTCCACCAATACGTGTATGTATTGCAGGCCATCCAAAAACACCTTTTACAATACCTTTTTTAGTATGAATATTTACAACTTTAGAAGGGGCAATTTGATGGTCGCTTCCTCCATTTCTAATAACATATATCAATCCTTCAGGTGTAATATAGTTAACATACCAAGAAATTTCATCTGCATGACCTTCAATAACTACCTTAAATTTAGCATTAGGGTTTATAACACCAACAGCAGTTCCATAGCTATCCGTAATAAAAGTATCTACATATGGTTTTAAATAATCCATCCAAATTTTTTGACCTTCACTTTCATATCCAGTAGGTGATGCATTATTTAAATACTTTTCTAAAAAATTTATAGACTTTTTGTTTAAAATATTTTTACTCATAATTAATTTAAATTTTAAAGAACGAAGATACTAAATTGTTATTTATGCAAATAATTAAAACAATCATTTTAATATATAGATACTAAAAAGTAAAAATGAAAGTTGTAATTTTGGGCTTATTTTTGATAGTACGTTTTATAATTATGATAAAAGAGTTTAAAAATCTTATTTTCTTAGTAGTAATATTAAGTAATGTTATACTTTTTGCACAAGAGCATAAGGTTGCAGATTCTATTCCTTTAACAGAACAATTTATAATTTTTGAAGGAGACACCTTATTAATAGAACTTGAAGAGGTTTTATTAATGAAAAAACTTAAATTTAAAACAAGTTACGATAGGAGATATTATTATTGGTTTAGAAAAAAAACATTTAAAGCATATCCTTATGCTAAATTAGCTGCCGAAAGGGTAGAGGTTTTAAATGAAAGAATAGAAAATATTAAATCTAAACGTAAGAAAAGAATCTACACAAAACGAATTCAACAATATTTAGAAGGAGAGTTTACAGATCAATTAAAAAAATTAACACGTACGGAAGGTAGAATTTTAATAAAGTTAATTCATCGGCAAACTGGCGATACAGCATTTGATCTGGTAAAAGATCTACGAAGTGGGTGGAAGGCATTTTGGTACAATTCTACTGCAAAACTTTTTAAACTATCTTTAAAAGAAGAATATGATCCTGTAAATGTAGAGGAAGATTACTTAATTGAAGATATTTTACAACGTGCTTTTTTAGATGGTTATCTAGAAGAACAACCTTCAAAACTTGATTTTAATTTTATAGAACTCAGTTCTAAAGAAATTGTTTTACCAAAACCTCCTGCTAAAAAGAATTAATTTTACTTGTTTGAATCGAAAAAACTTGTTATATTAGATGCCAGCTTTTTTTTAATCCAATATTTATAATAGATTAACTAAATATGTAAGTCACGGATAAATAGGCTAGTAGGAAATTGTTGTAAAATTAATTTAAATAAAATTATAAAAAGAGTTGTAAAAGTAAAAAAAGGGGTTACATTTGCACCCGCTAACGGAGAAATGAAAGTTAGCAAGTTCATTAAAAATAGGGTGTTAAATAAAGTTTAAAAAAAGATTAAATTTTATTTGTGAGGTTTAAAAAATGCATTTACATTTGCACCCGCTAACGGAGAAAAGGAGTTAGCAAGTTCATTAAAATAGTGTCAAAAATAAAATCTAAAAAAAAGACAAAAAATAGTTTGTCAGAATAAAAAAAGGTTTTACATTTGCACCCGCTAACGGAGAAATAAAAGTTAGCAAGTTCATTAAAAATTGAGATTTTGGAAAGGCATATAGAGAGAAGTGTCAGTTAGTTCGATTCTAACATTTCAACAAAGAAGTTCATTGAAAATATTGAAATTGACAGCGTAAAATTGAGTAAGAACCTAAGTTTTAAAACTTAGACAATTCTTTTGAGAAACTATAACATCGTACGTTATTAAAAATATATACGATGAAGAGTTTGATCCTGGCTCAGGATGAACGCTAGCGGCAGGCTTAACACATGCAAGTCGAGGGGTAACAGGAAAAAGCTTGCTTTTTTGCTGACGACCGGCGCACGGGTGCGTAACGCGTATAGAACCTACCTTTTACAGGAGAATAGCCCAGAGAAATTTGGATTAATGCTCCATAGTATTATTGATTGGCATCAATTAGTAATTAAACATTTATGGGTAAAAGATGGCTATGCGTTCTATTAGCTAGATGGTAAGGTAACGGCTTACCATGGCAACGATAGATAGGGGTCCTGAGAGGGAGATCCCCCACACTGGTACTGAGACACGGACCAGACTCCTACGGGAGGCAGCAGTGAGGAATATTGGACAATGGAGGCAACTCTGATCCAGCCATGCCGCGTGCAGGAAGACGGCCCTATGGGTTGTAAACTGCTTTTATATGGGAAGAAACCCAACTACGTGTAGTTGGCTGACGGTACCATAAGAATAAGCACCGGCTAACTCCGTGCCAGCAGCCGCGGTAATACGGAGGGTGCAAGCGTTATCCGGAATCATTGGGTTTAAAGGGTCCGTAGGCGGGCTAATAAGTCAGGGGTGAAATCCAACAGCTTAACTGTTGAACTGCCTTTGATACTGTTAGTCTTGAATTATATGGAAGTAGATAGAATGTGTAGTGTAGCGGTGAAATGCTTAGAGATTACACAGAATACCGATTGCGAAGGCAGTCTACTACGTATATATTGACGCTAATGGACGAAAGCGTGGGGAGCGAACAGGATTAGATACCCTGGTAGTCCACGCCGTAAACGATGGACACTAGTTGTTGGATTTATTCAGTGACTAAGCGAAAGTGATAAGTGTCCCACCTGGGGAGTACGAACGCAAGTTTGAAACTCAAAGGAATTGACGGGGGCCCGCACAAGCGGTGGAGCATGTGGTTTAATTCGATGATACGCGAGGAACCTTACCAGGGCTTAAATGTAGGTTGCATTAGGTAGAGATACTTATTTCTTCGGACTACTTACAAGGTGCTGCATGGTTGTCGTCAGCTCGTGCCGTGAGGTGTCAGGTTAAGTCCTATAACGAGCGCAACCCCTGTCGTTAGTTGCCATCAAGTAAAGTTGGGGACTCTAACGAGACTGCCGGTGCAAACCGCGAGGAAGGTGGGGATGACGTCAAATCATCACGGCCCTTACGTCCTGGGCTACACACGTGCTACAATGGTATGGACAGAGAGCAGCCACTGAGTGATCAGGAGCGAATCTACAAACCATATCACAGTTCGGATCGGAGTCTGCAACTCGACTCCGTGAAGCTGGAATCGCTAGTAATCGCATATCAGCCATGATGCGGTGAATACGTTCCCGGGCCTTGTACACACCGCCCGTCAAGCCATGGAAGCTGGGAGTACCTGAAGTCGGTCACCGCAAGGAGCCGCCTAGGGTAAAACTAGTAACTAGGGCTAAGTCGTAACAAGGTAGCCGTACCGGAAGGTGCGGCTGGAACACCTCCTTTCTAGAGAAAGAGATGTTAAGTTACGAAAGAAGAATTGTTTCTTACTTTGTTGCTGTCAATTTTAAAATATAATTTAGGTAAAGAATTACAGAGTCTCGTAGCTCAGCTGGTTAGAGTACTACACTGATAATGTAGGGGTCGGCAGTTCGAGTCTGCCCGGGACTACATATTTTACTTAAAGAAGGATTTTAGAAGTTGAGTTATCACGTAAAGGTGAGCCGTTTTATAAGGACTGTTAACTATATACTGTTAGCTACTTACTAAAATGGGGGATTAGCTCAGCTGGCTAGAGCGCCTGCCTTGCACGCAGGAGGTCATCGGTTCGACTCCGATATTCTCCACAACGGCTTAAGAGCCACAAGTTCATTGACATATTGAAAAAATGATATCGTAAAAATCAAAAAATATAATAAAAAGAAATTTTTATTAAGCTATATATAGAAATATATACAACATAATAGAATCAAAAGCAAAAGCATAAAAAGCTAAATAAGGGCGTATGGCGGATGCCTAGGCTCTCAGAGGCGATGAAGGACGTGATAAGCTGCGAAAAGCTACGGGGATTGGCACACACAAAATGATCCGTAGATATCCGAATGGGGCAACCCGGTATGTTGAAGACATATCACCTCGCAAGAGGGGCAAACCCGGTGAACTGAAACATCTAAGTAACCGGAGGAAGAGAAAACAATAGTGATTGCGCTAGTAGCGGCGAGCGAACGCGCAATAGCCCAAACCAGTTTTGTTACGGCAAAATTGGGGTTGTAGGACCACAATATTTGATGCTAAGAGAATTAGAATAGTTTGGAAAGACTAACCAAAGAGGGTGATAGTCCCGTATAAGTAATCGAAGTTATTGATAGTGGTATCCTGAGTAGGGCGGGGCACGTGAAACCCTGTCTGAATTCGCGGGGACCATCCCGTAAGGCTAAATACTCCTGAGAGACCGATAGTGAACTAGTACCGTGAGGGAAAGGTGAAAAGAACCCTAAGTAAGGGAGTGAAATAGATCCTGAAACCGTACGCCTACAAGCGGTCGGAGCACTTTAACAGTGTGACGGCGTGCCTTTTGCATAATGAGCCTACGAGTTACTGTTGCTAGCAAGGTTAAGTGTTTCAGACACGGAGCCGTAGCGAAAGCGAGTCTGAATAGGGCGCTTTAGTTAGTAGTAGTAGACGCGAAACCGAGTGATCTACCCATGGGCAGGTTGAAGCTGTGGTAACACACAGTGGAGGACCGAACCAGTTGACGTTGAAAAGTCTTTGGATGACCTGTGGGTAGGGGTGAAAGGCCAATCAAACTCGGAAATAGCTCGTACTCCCCGAAATGCATTTAGGTGCAGCGTTGTGATAAAGTTTTATAGAGGTAGAGCTACTGATTGGATGCGGGGGCTTCACCGCCTACCAATTCCTGACAAACTCCGAATGCTATAAAATGTTTCACAGCAGTGAGGGCATGGGTGCTAAGGTCCATGTCCGAGAGGGAAAGAACCCAGACCATCAGCTAAGGTCCCCAAATATATACTAAGTTGAACTAACGAGGTTCGATTGCACTGACAGCTAGGATGTTGGCTTGGAAGCAGCCATTCATTTAAAGAGTGCGTAACAGCTCACTAGTCGAGCGATCGAGCATGGATAATAATCGGGCATAAGTATATTACCGAAGCTATGGACTCTACATTAAATTGTAGATTGGTAGGGGAGCATTGTAATCAGCGTAGAAGGTGAACTGTGAGGTTTGCTGGAGTGATTACAAAAGAAAATGTAGGCATAAGTAACGATAATGCGGGCGAGAAACCCGCACACCGAAAGACTAAGGTTTCCTCAGCGATGCTAATCAGCTGAGGGTTAGTCGGGTCCTAAGGCGAATCCGAAGGGAGTAGTCGATGGATAACTGGTTAATATTCCAGTACTTCTTATAATTGCGATGGAGGGACGGAGTATTGAAAGTACCGCGTACTGACGGAATAGTACGTTGAACCGTGTAGGTATAGGACTTGTAGTTAAATGCGCAAGTCTTGCTAAAGCGGGATAGTACCACAAAGCTTCGGCGGCGTGGATAGTGTACCTAAAAACTTCCAAGAAAATCTTCTAAGCTTCAGATTATAAGAACCCGTACCGTAAACCGACACAGGTAGTTGGGATGAGAATTCTAAGGTGCTCGAGTGATTCATGGCTAAGGAACTAGGCAAAATAGACCTGTAACTTCGGGAGAAAGGTCGCCCCACTCCGGTGGGGCCGCAGTGAAAAGGTCCAGGCGACTGTTTATCAAAAACACAGGACTCTGCTAAATCGAAAGATGATGTATAGGGTCTGACACCTGCCCGGTGCTGGAAGGTTAAATGGAGTTGTTAGCTTCGGCGACGCAATGAAATGAAGCCCCAGTAAACGGCGGCCGTAACTATAACGGTCCTAAGGTAGCGAAATTCCTTGTCGGGTAAGTTCCGACCTGCACGAATGGTGCAACGATCTGGACACTGTCTCAGCCATGAGCTCGGTGAAATTGTAGTATCGGTGAAGATGCCGATTACCCGCTACGGGACGAAAAGACCCCGTGCACCTTTACTATAGCTTAGTATTGGTTTTGGATAAGTAATGTGTAGGATAGGTGGGAGACTTTGAAGCGGCGTCGCTAGGCGTTGTGGAGTCACTGTTGAAATACCACCCTTTGCTTATCTAGAGCCTAACCCAGTGATGGGGACAGTGCTTGGTGGGTAGTTTGACTGGGGTGGTCGCCTCCAAAAGAGTAACGGAGGCTTCTAAAGGTTCCCTCAGCACGCTTGGTAACCGTGCGTAGAGTGCAATGGCATAAGGGAGCTTGACTGAGAGACATACAGGTCGATCAGGTACGAAAGTAGAGCATAGTGATCCGGTGGTTCCGCATGGAAGGGCCATCGCTCAAAGGATAAAAGGTACGCCGGGGATAACAGGCTGATCTCCCCCAAGAGCTCATATCGACGGGGGGGTTTGGCACCTCGATGTCGGCTCGTCACATCCTGGGGCTGGAGAAGGTCCCAAGGGTTGGGCTGTTCGCCCATTAAAGTGGCACGCGAGCTGGGTTCAGAACGTCGTGAGACAGTTCGGTCTCTATCTGTAGCGGGCGTTAGAAATTTGCGTGGATCTGACACTAGTACGAGAGGACCGTGTTGGACTAACCTCTGGTGTACCAGTTGTTCCGCCAGGAGCACTGCTGGGTAGCTACGTTGGGAAGGGATAAGCGCTGAAAGCATATAAGCGCGAAACCCACCACAAGATGAGATTTCTTTAAAGGGTCGTGAGAGATTATCACGTTGATAGGCTATAGGTGTAAAGGCAGTAATGTCATAGCCAAGTAGTACTAATAACCCATAGGCTTTTATGCAGCCTCTTTTTATTTACTTTTTGATTTTCAGATATTATTTTTTCGATATGTTAACATATAGGGTTAGTTACCCAAACAACTTAAGGTGGTTATAGCGATAGGGCTCACCTCTTCCCATACCGAACAGAGAAGTTAAGCCTATCAGCGCAGATGGTACTGCCACTATGGTGGGAGAGTATGTCACCGCCTTTCTTTTGAAAACCTTCAATTTAATTATTGAAGGTTTTTTTTTATAACTTTTTTTATTTTTTATATAATAAATTGTTTTTTAATGTAAAATTAGTTTTATTTTGTAATTCGAAAATGAAAAATATATTACTCTTTCTATTGTTATTTTCAACACATCTATTTTCTCAAGTAGGAGGTGAGAGTATATATAATTTTTTAAATATTTCTAGCTCTGCTAGACAAGCCGGATTAGGAGGAAATGTATTGACTTTAACAGATGATGTTAACCAACCCATTTGGAATCCTGCCACTGTTAATGGTGATATTCATAATAAATTATCGGTTAATTATCTAAATTATCTTGCAGATTTAAATTTAGCATCTGTTGCATATGCTTATAAATTTAATGATAAAGTAGGTGCTTTTCATACATCAATAAATTATTTAAATTACGGAAAGTTTATTGGAGCAGATGAACAAGGTGTTGAAACTGGAAGTTTTAAAGCATATGATTTAGCTTTTTCAGTAGGTTATGCATATAATATTCCACAATCAGACTTTTTTGTAGGTACTAATATTAAACTTATTAATTCTGTAATTGAAAATTATTCATCTATTGGTATTGGTGCAGATTTAGGAATCTTATTTAGTTCAGAAGATATACCCTATAGTTTTACTTTTGTAATTAGAAATATTGGTTATCAAATTACTGTTTATGATGAAATTAGAGAAGATTTACCAACTCAAATGGACTTAGGTTTTTCTTATAGATTGCAAAATGTTCCAATTGTATGGTTTTTAACAATTGATAATTTACAACAATGGGATATTTCGGTAAGTAACCCTTCAAATAGTACTACCAGTATAGAGGGTGTTGTAACTGAAGAAGAGATTGGTTTTTTTGATAATGCTATTCGTCATTTTACTATTGGGACTGAACTTTTTTCAAAAAGAGCATTTAATATACGTTTAGGATATAATTTTAGACGATCTAAAGAACTACAATTAATTGACAAACGAACTTTCTCAGGATTTACAGCAGGTTTTGGATTAAAAATGAATAAATTAAAATTTAGTTATGCTTTTTCTAAATATCATCCTGCTTCTAATGCTAGTACATTTAGTTTACAAATAAATTTAAATTAATTAAAATTGAGTAAAATAACAATCGCCATCGATGGTTTTTCTTCT
This window encodes:
- a CDS encoding DUF294 nucleotidyltransferase-like domain-containing protein — translated: MKNTIAERILDFLKGYPPFNLISKPTLLEIAKKVEIQYFEKDQIILSQNDNPHEHFYIIYEGAVRLYRFAEDKKHVLDICDEGDLFGLRPLIMNENYLMGAAANEETILYGIPIKLFNDIILNYPKVSQFLIASFATNTRDPFSEKHKGKLFANIEAIKKVENSFIETQSIKYTLNPLTCSTTTTVKEAALIMTNNVINSIVVTEDKKPIGIITDKDIRTKIGTGRFKITDTAALVMTHPVITFRENLSVAEAQIALLKHKVSHLCITKDGTDASELVGILSEQDLNLIQGNNPLFLIKEIKKAKDAETLKYIRSKASDLTKGYIKQEIPIYFITKVISEINTAITKRAIQLSIKEIGKQPPVSYTWFAVGSQGRKEQLLMTDQDNALVFENVEPSEYEAVKSYFLELATKVTEKLNSVGFDYCPANIMASNPKWCLSIKEWKQQFKEWIKDPIPEKILLSIIFYDFELVYGNVELYNNMAKSVLKLIKKNQLFLSFLSKVTLDNPAPLGFFKQFLVELDGENKDNFDIKTRAIRPLTDAARIFSLYHGLQVNNTIARFEKLMEVEPQNADLFESCANAFKILLQFRTSQGLTNNDTGRYVDINSLSKADRLKLKSCFKPIKNIQDSLKLRFKTI
- a CDS encoding NUDIX domain-containing protein, coding for MDEYIDLLNNAGEPNGKTCLKSEAHRKGLFHASAHIWIFNNNKEVLIQKRASNKDTFPNLWDVSVAGHISAGEKPIVSALREVEEEIGLILKPKNLNYIGTSKKRIEHKKDLIDYELHHIYICNINFDINSLKIQTEEVSEIKSITLQSLIETVNSKNNDFVPHGNDYYTFVFNTIKNTHSCK
- a CDS encoding M42 family metallopeptidase — encoded protein: MMSKNILNKKSINFLEKYLNNASPTGYESEGQKIWMDYLKPYVDTFITDSYGTAVGVINPNAKFKVVIEGHADEISWYVNYITPEGLIYVIRNGGSDHQIAPSKVVNIHTKKGIVKGVFGWPAIHTRIGGKEETPKLDNIFIDVGCKTKEEVEKLGVHVGCVITYPDEFFILNKNNFVCRALDNRMGGFMIAEVARLLKENNIELPFGLYITNSVQEEIGLRGAEMITQTIKPNVAIVTDVCHDTTTPMINKMKEGETKSGDGPVISYAPAVQNNLRELIIETAESKKIPFQRLASSRATGTDTDAFAYSNGGVPSALISLALRYMHTTVEMVHKDDVENVIRLIYESLLKIDPKKGFSYFN
- a CDS encoding DUF4294 domain-containing protein, giving the protein MKVVILGLFLIVRFIIMIKEFKNLIFLVVILSNVILFAQEHKVADSIPLTEQFIIFEGDTLLIELEEVLLMKKLKFKTSYDRRYYYWFRKKTFKAYPYAKLAAERVEVLNERIENIKSKRKKRIYTKRIQQYLEGEFTDQLKKLTRTEGRILIKLIHRQTGDTAFDLVKDLRSGWKAFWYNSTAKLFKLSLKEEYDPVNVEEDYLIEDILQRAFLDGYLEEQPSKLDFNFIELSSKEIVLPKPPAKKN
- the porQ gene encoding type IX secretion system protein PorQ; protein product: MKNILLFLLLFSTHLFSQVGGESIYNFLNISSSARQAGLGGNVLTLTDDVNQPIWNPATVNGDIHNKLSVNYLNYLADLNLASVAYAYKFNDKVGAFHTSINYLNYGKFIGADEQGVETGSFKAYDLAFSVGYAYNIPQSDFFVGTNIKLINSVIENYSSIGIGADLGILFSSEDIPYSFTFVIRNIGYQITVYDEIREDLPTQMDLGFSYRLQNVPIVWFLTIDNLQQWDISVSNPSNSTTSIEGVVTEEEIGFFDNAIRHFTIGTELFSKRAFNIRLGYNFRRSKELQLIDKRTFSGFTAGFGLKMNKLKFSYAFSKYHPASNASTFSLQINLN